Sequence from the Miscanthus floridulus cultivar M001 chromosome 16, ASM1932011v1, whole genome shotgun sequence genome:
AGCTGACGTCGAAGACGGTCACCTCCCGGAGCAGGCCGACCTCCGGCGGGACGCAGGAGTCGAGGCCGTTGTTGAGGAGGAGGATCTCGTTGAGCGTGCCGGACATGTTGCCGAGGCTGGCCGGGAGGCACCCGCCGAAGCTGTTGTCGGCGAGCACGATGACGGACGCCGGCGAGTTGCCGAAGTTGTCAGGCAGCGGGGACCGGAGGCGGTTGTGGTTGAGGAAGATGGCGTCGAGCGGGCGGTCAAAGAGCGCCGGCGGGATGGCGCCCTCGAAGTCGTTGAAGCGGAGGTCGAGGAACTTGAGCGCCGGGAGGTCGAGCACGACGGCCGGGAAGGCGCCGACGAGGCGGTTGTTGCTGAGGTCGAGCTCgacgaggaggcggaggcggcagaGCGTGGCCGGGACGAGGCCGCAGAAGCGGTTGGAGTTGAGGTGGAGCAGCGAGAGGTCGGCGAGGAGGCCGAGCTCCGGCGGGAGGTACCCCGCGATGTCGCCGTGGTTCAGGTCGAGGCCCGCGACGGCGAGCTCCCCGGCGCCCGGCACCCCGCGCGGCAGCGGCGCGCAGAAGACCCCGGTGTAGTTGCAGACCCCCGGGCCCACCCAGTCGGCGGTGAAGCCCCTGGGGTCGGAGAAGATGGCCTGCTGCTTCCACGTCTGCAGCGCGACGTACGCGTCCCGCAGCCGCTGGTTGGGGAACCGCCACGACGGGTCCACCGACACCgccagctccgccgccgccgcctcgccctcGCCCACCACGGACACCGCCTcgccgcggccggcggcggcgaggcagcAGAGGAGAGACAACAGCACCGCCGCCCTGGTCATCATCCCACCATACCACCACCGAACCAGAGCAAAGAAAAGGTTTCGACGAGGAGGGTGCTCGACGCAATCCTGCAATGCGGAGCGGAGGGGGTTGTGGCGGCGGATTCCTgtggagggaagggaaggggagTGAGCACGCCTGGAGTGGGGAGAGGAGGACAGCTGTGTCACAGCTCAGAGGGGTTGGGTGGGGTTACCGCTGGCGCAGCTTGGGGACGCGGAGCGGAGCGGGGAGGCCTCTTCTGCTGTGCCTTGTGCGGCGGACGAGGATTTATGGCGGGGGAGTAATGCCGGGGGCCCCGCCGCGTCTGCCCCTGCTCCTGccacgggaggaggaggaggaggaggaggacccgtACGGTAATTATGGCGGCGATGCCGTGGGTTTACTTTTGTTTTTCAACCCCGTGCTCTACCTGTACTACTCTCGCTTTTAATATTGCTACCACTAGCTTTCATTCACTACAGTTAAAAAACTTAAAGCGAATATAATCAGAGTAAAAAGAATTGACTGCAAAATCAAATGTGATAAGAATAAGAGTGTCAAATTTGTCTCGATGACCTGCTGATCGACTTCACTGTTTAGATCTGCCTCTGCAACGTATCTGGATCATGTGTGATTCGAAAGATCAAGGCTTTGCTAGATGCAGAAATGAGCGATAAATAAGTGTTATGTTTCACAAATCAAGAAGACATTCCCGACTCACACACAAAATATTTCCTTAACGACTCATATACCAATAATACTAACATATTATATAAAATTATATTCATATCCATGAAATATTATTTATATAAGTTGTTAATTTAGATAAAAAAGGTACTTAACATAAATATTTGACATATGTATAATGGTGGTGTAATTATAAAACTATATAAATCACTACATAATGTTTTGGTAAGAAAATTCAAACATTTTGATTTTTGAGGAGTCAGGGTGGTCAGTGTAGACCAATCAACTTCCTTTGAAGCATACAATAACTAGATATATATTATGGCCCCGTTTGGTCGGGCTCCCGCGGGCTctggctccggctcctgcactgTAGCCAGGGTGTTGGCCGCCCAGCAGCCGACAGGTGCctacaggagccggagccgcggagccagaaaaacgagcttctccggctccggttgTGTCAgcgagagagaggaaaggaggagagagaaaaacggctctgGTGAACAGTAACCGGGTGTCGGCCGCCCAGCAGCCGACAGGCGGAAGTCGGAGCTCGGCCAAACGGAACCTATGTCTAAATgtatagtaaaaataatatattaaaaatGTCAAAATTATCTTGTAATTTGTAACAGAGAGCAGGTGTCCCCGAAATTGGCGGGGTTCGGACTGTGGAAGAGAACAAAGTGGCATAAGAAAGTGCAAAATTGCCGGGAGATCAGACCATGGAGGAGAACAAAGTGGTAGAAGAAAGGGCACTACCCCCACTCCATCATCTGCGCACAAAGCTTTTTGCATTGGAACGGCACTAGTTTACGCGGAAGGACGGTGTGCACACCCAGCCCTACCGCCCTAAGCCCCTCCTAGTGCCACACGGCCGTGCGTGTCACCAACTCGATCGCGTGGAGCTTATGATGGCCACTGGCGCCCATGATTGACCATGGCTTCCTATTTCCGGACTGTTCACATGCCACATTGCGTGTGCACGACACCACTGCAACCGCAaaagttgctgctgctgctgctaccggCTCGATCTTCACTTCAcattgcgtcgtcttcttccttttctttttgaaACGAGATGAAAATCAGGCAGGGTGAATTTTTCCCAAACCGTATCACAGACCGTCCGTGGAGTGATTTGATTGTGAAAAGATCACAGAGGGTGAGTACAAACACTAATGGAAACCAACGGGGGCAATTAATGGAAACCATTTTCTCCGAGAGACTGCCGGTGGCCCCGCCTGTGCCTGCTTAACCTGACGTGTGACGTCCTGGCCCATTTTATTCTGCCTGCTGTACCGTCTTGTTTACCGCCATTAAACACCACGCGTACGTTGCTGAGAATTGAGATGCACCTACTCCGTACTAGCTAATTAAACTCTAGCTGATTTATCGAATCCCAGTACGAGAATCCAACGACTCCTTGCTAGTAGTGGTACACAACGAGATTTCAGCAAAACTTCCTGCCATTTTCATCTCTCTTTCGGAAGACAATCTTGCACAGTAACTTTCTTAAATCATTTTCCACAAATTGCACGCTGTGGTCTAACTTGCAGGTTCCTACATACTCCAGTGGTCCTACCTCTGTCTAAGAAAGAATTTACTAAATCAAATTATtgtaatcttaacaaaaaaatatataaaaattacAAATATTCAACATACTGAACAACGCTTTTATAAAGATTTATTACTTTTTTATACATTTTTAAATTTAAGATAATTTAATTTATTAGACCAAAGTCCAAACCTAGGAGTAGTACAGAGGCAAAACGGTCGTGTGCAGAAATGTGTTCCCTCGAGGGCTCATCTGTATAAAAAATATTGTTTTCAAAAGTTGTACCTGGCTTATGAGTTGCAGTGCCACTGAAGAGTGGTTCACTTTTGATCAAGTTTTTTTAGTGAATAACATTCATAGTTATAgcttttaaattaatttattatgaaaatatatttcgtaatctaatctaatgatatttatttggtattataaataaggatatttttatctataattgatcaaaaACTAAGGTACTAAAACATGATTCTGTGTTAgaagtatatatttttttaggACTGGAGaccatatatataaaaaatagacTCTATTTTGCTCCTGCCTTTGGACTGTTTTTTTTATCATGATTCTCAAAAAATAAAGTTTTATCACCTTGCAAGCAAAAGCTAGCTAGCAACGTGTCCTGGCAGAGATATGGAGCTTGTTCGGCTGCACTTTAAGTCGGCTTGTTCGACTTATTTTTctagttagaatagtatttttctctcacaatattttagcATAAACAATGTTTTTTACATGAACAGTAAATAATCTAGCTCAGCCCAACACTCGCATTGACTGATGCCTCCTTGTGCAGAGACCGACAATGGCGTGTGAGTCAGAGATGGCCTGATCTGATCACAGGAATTAAGGATCAGGTCGCCGCAAATAATTGCGACATTTAatttaaggggtgtttggttgtccTTCTTAAATTTTAGTCGCTTCCTATCAGATGTTTAACACATGtataagtattaaatatagactaattacgaaactaattacatagtttgcgactaatttatgagacgaatcttttgagcctaattagtctatgatttgacaatgttttgctaccgtaaacatgtgctaatgacaaattaattaggtttaaaaaattcgtctcatagagtactgacgaattatgtaatttattttttattagtatccaaacatccCATATAACATTCTCTCGACACACTTCCTAAATTTTAGTAACCAGATCAAACACCCCTAAATATCCTAGCAATACTATGTCTCCATTTAAATAATCCACTTGATAGATAAGGGCACTCCCATTATACAGTTTCTATATGAAGACTATACACAGTAGAAATCAGTCCTTCCAACGCAGAGCCAATCATTCTCTGGTTGCTCTTCTCTCTCATCCAAATCCTCTGCGCACACCTCTCTGTGTGGTCGACGAGTGGCTTGAGCTCCTCCCGTCGACGCATGCCTACTCCTCGCCGCGTCGGCAGCCGCGCCAGCGAGCTCCAATCGGCGGCGGCACGCGAGCTCTGACGACCATTGCATGTGATTTGCGGTGCTTGGCCTTCTCGAATCCATGGGCGCAGCGCTCAGGATCTGACGGAAGGAGGAAGAAATCAATCTGTTT
This genomic interval carries:
- the LOC136512768 gene encoding leucine-rich repeat extensin-like protein 4 — its product is MMTRAAVLLSLLCCLAAAGRGEAVSVVGEGEAAAAELAVSVDPSWRFPNQRLRDAYVALQTWKQQAIFSDPRGFTADWVGPGVCNYTGVFCAPLPRGVPGAGELAVAGLDLNHGDIAGYLPPELGLLADLSLLHLNSNRFCGLVPATLCRLRLLVELDLSNNRLVGAFPAVVLDLPALKFLDLRFNDFEGAIPPALFDRPLDAIFLNHNRLRSPLPDNFGNSPASVIVLADNSFGGCLPASLGNMSGTLNEILLLNNGLDSCVPPEVGLLREVTVFDVSFNALVGPLPQQVAGMLKVEQLDVAHNRLSGAVPEAICALPRLKNLTISYNFFTGEPPSCARVVPSDGDRRNCLPSRPAQRTPQQCAAFYSQPPVDCAAFQCKPFVPVPPPPPPPSYPGPLPPVYPMPYASPPPPAHYR